A genomic segment from Candidatus Binatia bacterium encodes:
- a CDS encoding AbrB/MazE/SpoVT family DNA-binding domain-containing protein encodes MHELKLRKVGNSVGVVLPKEILSYLKVEEGDTVCVSEAADGSLRVSPASAEFTRQMEVAEDVIRRYRNTLRELAK; translated from the coding sequence CTGCACGAGCTTAAACTCCGCAAGGTCGGCAACTCGGTAGGCGTCGTTCTGCCCAAGGAAATTCTCTCCTATCTGAAGGTGGAGGAAGGCGACACGGTGTGCGTCTCCGAGGCTGCGGATGGCAGCCTTCGGGTCAGCCCCGCGAGCGCCGAGTTCACCCGCCAAATGGAAGTGGCAGAGGACGTTATCCGTCGTTACCGGAATACGCTGAGGGAACTGGCGAAGTGA
- a CDS encoding type II toxin-antitoxin system RelE/ParE family toxin: MSVEARREAGFLLRQLQQGERLALPHSRPMPNIGPRCHELRINDANKTWRIVYRLDKDEILVVELFSKTTRTTPKDVISTCRQRLRRWDDE; this comes from the coding sequence ATGTCCGTCGAGGCAAGACGCGAAGCGGGCTTCCTGCTCCGCCAGTTGCAGCAAGGTGAGCGGTTGGCTTTGCCGCATTCTCGCCCGATGCCCAACATCGGGCCGCGATGTCACGAGCTGCGCATCAACGACGCGAACAAGACCTGGCGCATCGTCTACCGCTTGGACAAGGACGAGATTCTCGTCGTGGAGTTGTTCTCGAAGACCACGCGCACCACGCCGAAGGACGTGATCTCCACGTGCAGGCAACGGCTGCGAAGATGGGATGATGAATGA
- a CDS encoding thiolase family protein, protein MKMNAVVAGVGMTHFGKHLEQGLKAIGSEAVELALKDANLTSEDLQAAWVGNAAAGLVTGQECIRGEVVLRSIGIGRIPVVNVENACASGATAVNQAAAMVSAGLYDCVLALGVEKLYHEDKRKSFSAFSGAVDVELMTVLMAALQKNAEEGGARSGSSGAGEKRSMFMDIYAAAARSHMQRYGTTAAQLAMVSAKNSLHGSLNPRAQFRERMSVEEVLAAPMIAEPLTRPMCSPIGDGAAAVILVSARKARELGITRPVSIVSSVLRSGWDHDYDDPSSGDVSAKEAYEEASIGPDDLSLVELHDASSFGEILATEYLGLCPKGGGGKLVADGVTTLGGRLPVNTSGGLLRKGHPVGATGAAQIVEITEQLQGRSGARQVAGARIGMAQNGGGNIGTDVAAMCVTILQAA, encoded by the coding sequence ATGAAGATGAACGCAGTCGTGGCCGGCGTCGGGATGACCCATTTCGGCAAGCACCTCGAGCAGGGTCTCAAGGCGATCGGCTCCGAGGCCGTCGAGCTCGCGCTGAAGGATGCGAACCTCACGTCCGAGGATCTCCAGGCAGCGTGGGTCGGAAACGCCGCCGCGGGCCTCGTGACGGGCCAGGAATGCATCCGCGGGGAAGTGGTCCTGCGCTCGATCGGAATCGGCAGGATTCCGGTCGTCAACGTCGAGAACGCGTGCGCGAGCGGCGCGACCGCCGTCAACCAGGCAGCCGCGATGGTCAGCGCCGGCCTCTACGACTGCGTGCTCGCCCTCGGAGTCGAGAAGCTCTACCACGAGGACAAGCGCAAGAGCTTCAGCGCGTTTTCGGGCGCGGTGGACGTCGAGCTCATGACGGTGCTGATGGCGGCGCTGCAGAAGAATGCCGAGGAAGGCGGCGCGCGGTCCGGATCCAGCGGCGCCGGCGAGAAGCGCTCGATGTTCATGGACATCTACGCGGCCGCGGCGCGGTCCCACATGCAGCGCTACGGCACCACTGCCGCGCAGCTCGCGATGGTCTCCGCCAAGAACTCCCTTCATGGCAGTCTCAATCCGCGCGCCCAGTTCCGCGAGCGCATGAGCGTCGAGGAGGTGCTGGCGGCTCCGATGATCGCCGAGCCGCTGACGCGCCCGATGTGCTCGCCGATCGGCGACGGCGCTGCCGCGGTGATCCTGGTCAGCGCGAGAAAGGCGCGCGAGCTCGGCATCACCAGGCCGGTTTCGATCGTCTCGAGCGTGCTGCGCTCGGGCTGGGACCACGATTACGACGATCCGTCCTCCGGCGACGTCTCCGCGAAGGAAGCCTACGAAGAGGCGTCGATCGGCCCCGACGACCTGAGTCTCGTCGAACTGCACGATGCATCTTCGTTCGGCGAGATCCTCGCCACCGAGTACCTCGGCCTGTGCCCGAAAGGCGGCGGTGGAAAGCTGGTCGCCGACGGTGTGACGACTCTTGGCGGGCGGCTTCCCGTCAATACCTCGGGCGGGCTGCTGCGAAAGGGACATCCGGTCGGCGCGACGGGCGCTGCCCAGATCGTCGAGATCACCGAACAGCTTCAGGGCCGCTCCGGAGCGCGGCAGGTGGCCGGAGCACGCATCGGCATGGCCCAGAACGGCGGCGGCAACATCGGTACCGACGTTGCCGCAATGTGCGTCACGATCCTTCAGGCTGCCTGA
- a CDS encoding acyl-CoA dehydrogenase yields MQLIDLDLDLSEEERSIRDTVHRFAAAVLRPAGTALDRLADPADVVTRRSILWNVFEQYRALGLHGLDSDLALAGTAHLARIHYLIQEELGWGDTGLAISLGVADFPAMFARLVGRDDLVERFANPAKPEIGCWAVTEPNHGSDELAFNQPVFDDRKVRADCIATPMGDDFVINGQKSAWVSNGTIATTAALFCTLDSGHGLRGGGVALVPLDLPGVSRGTPLDKLGQRALNQGEIYFDSVRIPAEWMIIGEENYAMAVEAVLTMANAHMGTTFVGLARAAFEHAIEYAQTRVQGGLPIARHQNVKLKLFDMFRRVEAARALARRVFVYNATQQPALLPYSIASKTFCTDAAYECAHHAVQIFGGNGLSREYPVEKLLRDARAALIEDGCNDMLSIVGADRLDAAMCA; encoded by the coding sequence ATGCAACTCATCGATCTGGACCTCGACCTCAGCGAAGAAGAACGATCCATCCGCGACACCGTCCACCGCTTCGCCGCCGCCGTCCTGCGACCCGCCGGCACTGCGCTGGACCGGCTGGCCGACCCCGCCGACGTGGTCACCCGTCGCTCGATCCTGTGGAACGTCTTCGAGCAGTACCGCGCGCTCGGCCTTCATGGCCTCGACAGTGACCTGGCGCTGGCCGGCACGGCACACCTCGCGCGCATCCACTACCTGATCCAGGAAGAGCTCGGCTGGGGCGACACGGGACTGGCGATCAGTCTCGGCGTCGCGGATTTTCCGGCGATGTTCGCGCGTCTCGTTGGCAGGGACGACCTCGTCGAGCGCTTCGCGAATCCGGCCAAGCCCGAGATCGGATGCTGGGCGGTCACCGAGCCGAACCACGGCAGCGACGAGCTCGCGTTCAACCAGCCGGTCTTCGACGACAGGAAAGTCCGCGCCGACTGCATCGCGACGCCCATGGGCGACGACTTCGTGATCAACGGCCAGAAGTCGGCGTGGGTCTCCAACGGAACGATCGCGACTACCGCGGCGCTGTTCTGCACGCTCGACAGCGGTCACGGACTGCGCGGCGGCGGCGTCGCGCTGGTGCCGCTCGACCTTCCGGGCGTTTCGCGCGGCACGCCGCTCGACAAGCTCGGGCAGCGCGCCCTCAACCAGGGCGAGATCTATTTCGACTCCGTGCGCATCCCTGCCGAGTGGATGATCATCGGCGAGGAGAACTACGCGATGGCCGTCGAGGCGGTGCTGACGATGGCCAACGCGCACATGGGCACGACGTTCGTCGGCCTGGCACGCGCAGCCTTCGAACATGCGATCGAGTACGCGCAGACGCGCGTTCAGGGCGGGCTGCCGATCGCACGCCACCAGAACGTGAAGCTGAAGCTCTTCGACATGTTCCGCAGGGTCGAAGCAGCGCGTGCGCTGGCTCGCCGCGTGTTCGTCTACAACGCGACGCAACAGCCCGCCCTGCTTCCCTACTCCATCGCGTCCAAGACGTTCTGTACCGACGCAGCCTACGAGTGCGCGCACCACGCCGTCCAGATCTTCGGCGGCAACGGGCTGAGCCGCGAATACCCGGTCGAAAAGCTGCTGCGCGATGCGCGCGCTGCGCTGATCGAAGACGGCTGCAACGACATGCTGAGCATCGTCGGCGCCGACCGGCTCGATGCCGCGATGTGCGCCTGA
- a CDS encoding type II toxin-antitoxin system death-on-curing family toxin, producing the protein MKEPVWLLHEVVLAVNERLLAGFGGSAGIRDTSLLESALARPVNLYAYEAPRLCELAASYAFGIVKNHPFVDGNKRSGFAAAIMFLELNGRHFIASEADATIRTLALAAGEMSEAEFATWLEGNSRVA; encoded by the coding sequence GTGAAGGAGCCAGTCTGGCTCCTTCACGAGGTCGTGCTCGCCGTCAACGAACGCCTGCTCGCCGGATTCGGCGGGTCGGCAGGAATCCGCGACACCAGCCTGCTCGAGTCCGCGTTGGCCAGGCCGGTGAACCTCTATGCCTACGAGGCTCCTAGGCTTTGTGAGCTGGCCGCGAGCTACGCGTTCGGCATCGTGAAGAACCACCCGTTTGTCGACGGCAACAAGCGGTCGGGGTTCGCGGCCGCGATCATGTTTCTCGAACTGAACGGCAGGCACTTCATTGCTTCCGAAGCCGATGCCACCATCCGCACCCTGGCGCTCGCCGCGGGGGAGATGAGCGAAGCGGAATTCGCGACGTGGCTCGAAGGCAACTCGCGGGTCGCCTGA
- a CDS encoding Crp/Fnr family transcriptional regulator: MRRISCEQCPVRGSSVCGGLPLSLLDEFRACTTTAIYKPRQALFFEGAPATGLYLVCHGAVKVYQSDRFGRDYIAGIAHPGDVLGEIGTEEGTTCSTSAEATVETQATFLSREHLARFLQLHPSAGLRLVTALCAALAGARRKTRDFAFKSAEGRLAELVLRLTERATTRASQGAAHFTLAYSRREIAEMIGVSPETAIRLFGGLRDRHLLSLEARELTIHDPERLRRIAHHCDVEG, translated from the coding sequence ATGCGCCGAATATCCTGCGAGCAATGCCCGGTGCGCGGTTCGAGTGTGTGCGGCGGCCTGCCGCTGTCGCTGCTCGATGAGTTCCGCGCCTGTACGACCACGGCCATCTACAAGCCTCGCCAGGCGCTCTTCTTCGAAGGCGCGCCGGCCACCGGCCTCTACCTCGTCTGCCACGGCGCAGTGAAGGTCTACCAGTCCGACCGTTTCGGTCGCGACTACATCGCAGGCATCGCCCACCCCGGTGACGTGCTCGGCGAAATCGGCACGGAAGAAGGAACAACCTGCTCCACGTCAGCCGAGGCCACGGTCGAGACGCAGGCCACCTTTCTTTCGCGCGAGCACCTGGCGCGCTTCCTCCAGCTTCATCCGAGCGCGGGACTGCGTCTGGTGACGGCGCTCTGCGCAGCGCTGGCCGGCGCGCGCCGAAAGACTCGCGACTTCGCGTTCAAGAGCGCCGAGGGAAGGCTTGCCGAGCTGGTCCTGCGCCTGACCGAGCGCGCAACGACTCGCGCGTCACAGGGCGCAGCGCATTTCACGCTCGCGTATTCGCGCCGCGAGATCGCCGAGATGATCGGGGTGTCGCCGGAGACAGCGATACGACTGTTCGGGGGGCTGCGCGATCGCCACCTGCTCTCGCTCGAGGCTCGCGAGCTGACGATTCACGATCCGGAACGGCTAAGGCGGATTGCGCATCATTGCGATGTGGAAGGGTGA
- a CDS encoding XRE family transcriptional regulator: MDARKTRKLKQMGGRVTTVQDFLGLSEEDMAVIEARITLAKAVKQRRLQAGMTQAELAKLIQSSQARVAKMEGGDPQASIESLIRALAAAGSRVKLTVTRSRRAA, from the coding sequence ATGGATGCCAGGAAAACAAGGAAACTGAAACAGATGGGTGGTCGCGTGACCACTGTTCAAGACTTTCTCGGACTCAGCGAGGAAGACATGGCCGTGATCGAAGCGCGAATCACGCTTGCGAAGGCCGTCAAGCAGCGCCGCCTTCAGGCGGGAATGACGCAGGCGGAACTCGCCAAGCTCATTCAGTCGAGTCAGGCGCGCGTGGCCAAGATGGAAGGCGGCGATCCACAGGCGAGCATCGAGTCTCTCATCCGCGCACTGGCCGCGGCTGGCTCGCGAGTGAAGCTCACGGTGACGCGATCCAGGCGAGCGGCGTAA